From Argopecten irradians isolate NY chromosome 2, Ai_NY, whole genome shotgun sequence, the proteins below share one genomic window:
- the LOC138316901 gene encoding uncharacterized protein codes for MDSSTKYPEYQPGCTESRVLFPNGYEKVPGYLSSVVDPYPVPVIDYPCDTKTGLCSGKLTLFHDYSPFMNSYKIYHMKETSSPVQEILAPPVIRQPECGVQRTFSKSTSKVKSRDNEDDFEEITCDIIKKHWCYYIMCLGLCFD; via the exons ATGGATTCATCTACTAAGTACCCGGAGTACCAGCCAGGATGTACTGAGTCGCGAGTATTATTTCCGAACGGTTACGAGAAGGTTCCGGGATATTTATCGTCCGTGGTTGACCCGTACCCTGTTCCCGTGATAGACTATCCATGTGATACAAAGACTGGCTTGTGTAGCGGGAAACTCACACTGTTCCATGACTATTCACCATTTATGAATagttacaaaatttatcacATGAAGGAGACGTCATCTCCGGTACAGGAAATATTAGCGCCGCCCGTGATACGTCAGCCAGAATGCGGAGTTCAACG tacGTTCTCCAAGTCCACATCTAAAGTCAAATCTCGCGACAACGAAGATGATTTTGAGGAAATTACGTGTGACATCATCAAAAAACACTGGTGCTACTACATCATGTGCCTGGGTTTATGCTTCGACTGA
- the LOC138314671 gene encoding protein yellow-like, whose amino-acid sequence MAPLHQHLAFVLTLLASTVTTTLSQDEGACNDPQIIHRFTMVDYDWPSEFAREDAIESGEYIPNNNIIVGTKTYGDEVYVTVPRWRLGVPSTLNRVVVKNGSSVLQAFPSWEMQTIGDCRALQYVQSMEIDPNTGWMWIIDTGRINFLSTDCTATENICPAKIVVYDINKMEEVIRYEFPNEVVSRKKNFLNDIVIQYSNNEPRFAYISDTLGFKLVVYDRVQNQSHYYSHSSMLPEPGNGNITISGETFEVTSGINGIAMSPDMQFLYYTPMSGFAMYQIPTNVISQPGADFAGSIRKIGTRPSQTSSLTYSKNNFLYFSSLAENSIYRWNIEYDKTFQGLDTFDKVEMRTLTNVMSSDRCMSYVDVLNFDNDGYLWFSVNKLHKFHLDSMNFSDSSGTNILIWKVHMGDNSYLDMRTETTTTPVVMETSVVMETTTYTGGTAATLPVMTLSILNVMIVYMLSLSKF is encoded by the coding sequence ATGGCACCACTGCATCAGCACTTGGCATTTGTGTTAACACTTTTAGCTAGCACTGTTACAACTACCCTGTCACAAGATGAAGGTGCATGTAATGACCCGCAAATAATACATAGGTTCACGATGGTTGATTACGATTGGCCGAGCGAGTTTGCTCGCGAAGATGCGATCGAAAGCGGCGAATATATCCCTAACAACAACATTATCGTCGGGACGAAAACCTATGGAGATGAAGTCTATGTCACTGTTCCAAGATGGAGACTTGGTGTACCATCAACTCTCAATAGAGTTGTTGTTAAAAACGGATCGTCAGTGTTACAAGCGTTTCCCAGCTGGGAGATGCAGACGATAGGAGACTGTCGCGCCCTTCAGTATGTACAGAGTATGGAGATAGACCCAAACACTGGCTGGATGTGGATCATTGATACTGGCAGAATAAACTTCCTCTCAACAGATTGCACAGCAACAGAAAATATTTGTCCAGCTAAAATCGTGGTGTATGATATCAACAAGATGGAAGAAGTAATTCGCTATGAGTTCCCAAACGAAGTTGTCAGCCGCAagaaaaactttttaaatgatATCGTAATCCAATATAGTAACAATGAACCACGGTTCGCCTACATTTCAGATACTCTTGGCTTTAAACTGGTGGTTTATGATAGGGTACAGAACCAGTCACATTATTATTCCCATTCATCAATGTTGCCAGAACCCGGGAACGGAAATATTACAATCTCAGGAGAAACCTTTGAAGTGACTTCCGGTATAAATGGTATAGCTATGTCACCTGACATGCAGTTTTTATACTATACTCCAATGTCCGGCTTCGCAATGTACCAGATTCCAACAAACGTCATTTCGCAGCCGGGCGCAGACTTCGCGGGGTCCATCCGAAAGATCGGAACAAGGCCATCACAGACTTCCAGTCTGACGTACAGTAAGAATAATTTCCTATACTTCTCCTCACTTGCTGAAAACTCTATTTATAGATGGAACATAGAATACGACAAAACTTTTCAAGGCCTGGACACATTTGATAAGGTAGAGATGAGGACACTGACGAATGTTATGTCGAGTGATAGGTGTATGAGCTATGttgatgttttaaattttgacaACGATGGCTATCTTTGGTTTTCTGTCAACAAACTGCACAAGTTTCATTTAGATTCGATGAATTTTTCCGATAGTAGCGGTACGAATATTCTGATTTGGAAAGTCCATATGGGAGATAATAGTTACCTTGACATGAGAACAGAAACTACTACAACGCCAGTCGTTATGGAAACATCTGTTGTCATGGAAACGACGACATACACAGGTGGTACTGCAGCTACTCTCCCGGTAATGACACTGTCTATATTGAATGTGATGATTGTGTATATGTTATCCTTGTCTAAATTTTAA
- the LOC138314672 gene encoding protein yellow-like: MFKNHHGMEYFKQLLLTIVLVLLERTLATPRDLPHSNCNNKRIVNSFTTIDYVWTNWTERQVAIGNEEYIPENNIISGLKIFEGDAYVTVPRWRRGVPSTLNKVVKIKGKSVLQPFPSWEMQKIGNCHALQYVHSMEIDPNTGWMWIIDTGRINFFAADGTPTQSLCPAKIVIYDMKKMKEVTRHVFPNYVANRNVTFLNDIVVMYRRSRARYAVISDAFAYRMVVYDLLRNRSHYFSHPSMLPEPGNGNITILGETLSVSAGINGLALSADMMYVYYGPVSGYSLYQVPSRVVRQPRGRFARYVRKVGNKPSQAAGMAYSRSNHLYFPALELNSIFRWDINRDRKSQRKSVTNVMMKSVSPILRSDTCMNFVDILTFDTEGYLWFTVNKLHKYVLKSMDFTGSDGPNVLIWKIYVGELGYLDRRRNVKLPEININAFPDSLSRFYTSIFRYVFARKFH; this comes from the coding sequence atgtttaaaaATCATCACGGGATGGAGTACTTCAAACAGCTGTTACTGACAATAGTCTTGGTACTACTAGAGAGGACATTAGCCACGCCAAGAGATCTTCCTCATTCAAACTGCAATAACAAACGAATTGTGAATTCGTTTACAACCATTGATTACGTATGGACTAACTGGACAGAACGTCAGGTAGCGATTGGAAATGAGGAATATATCCCAGAAAATAACATTATAAGtggattaaaaatatttgaaggtGATGCTTATGTAACCGTTCCAAGATGGCGGCGGGGTGTCCCTTCAACGCTCAACAAAGTTGTGAAGATAAAAGGAAAGTCAGTGCTACAACCATTCCCAAGCTGGGAGATGCAGAAGATCGGGAACTGTCATGCTCTTCAATATGTACACAGTATGGAGATAGACCCAAACACTGGCTGGATGTGGATCATTGATACTGGCAGAATCAACTTCTTCGCTGCTGATGGTACACCGACGCAAAGTCTCTGTCCGGCCAAAATTGTTATTTACGATATGAAAAAGATGAAAGAAGTGACCCGCCACGTATTCCCTAACTACGTAGCAAACCGTAACGTCACATTCCTCAATGATATTGTGGTAATGTACAGGAGATCACGAGCGAGATATGCCGTTATTTCGGATGCATTCGCATATCGGATGGTTGTATATGATTTACTACGGAACAGATCTCACTACTTCTCGCACCCGTCAATGTTACCAGAGCCCGGCAATGGAAACATCACCATATTGGGAGAAACCCTGTCTGTATCAGCCGGTATCAACGGCCTAGCATTATCAGCAGACATGATGTATGTTTATTACGGACCTGTTTCTGGGTACAGTTTGTACCAGGTTCCCTCCCGAGTTGTGCGACAGCCGCGTGGAAGATTTGCAAGATATGTCCGTAAAGTCGGGAATAAACCGTCTCAGGCAGCAGGGATGGCGTACAGCCGTAGTAACCATTTGTATTTTCCTGCTCTTGAGTTGAATTCTATATTCAGGTGGGACATTAACCGTGATAGAAAAAGTCAACGGAAGTCCGTTACAAACGTAATGATGAAGTCTGTATCGCCAATTCTAAGGAGCGACACCTGTATGAACTTTGTTGACATTTTAACGTTTGACACAGAAGGCTATCTTTGGTTCACTGTGAATAAACTCCACAAGTACGTTCTGAAATCCATGGACTTTACCGGAAGTGATGGGCCCAATGTCCTTATATGGAAGATTTATGTAGGAGAGTTAGGCTATTTAGATCGACGAAGGAACGTAAAGCTACCTGAAATTAATATTAATGCATTCCCTGACTCTCTCAGTCGATTTTACACCTCAATTTTTAGATATGTGTTTGCAAGAAAATTCCATTAA